A portion of the Halobacillus ihumii genome contains these proteins:
- a CDS encoding ammonium transporter gives MDTIFLMNNLWIVICAVLVLFMQGGFILLEAGSTRMKNAGHIAGKTVFTVGIVSLVFWALGYGLIYGEGNTIIGFSDFFYGDATTMGEGLAGSVYFFFQLAFAAIAMTIAFGGFAERAKLSSYVIFAVLFSALVYPVIAHWIWGGGWLAEHGKQDFAGSTVVHLTGAMAALAATIILKPRIGKYNKDGSSNEIAGHNQVFTALGVLILWVGWFGFNAGSTFGVADAFFGYVALNTQLAAGAGAIGSMLVVWALTGKANVPTTLNGALAGLVAITASCAFVEPWAAVVIGLIAGFIVFFSMKFFDKKRIDDPIFALSVHGTAGVWGTLSNGLFATPKLATVGRPGLFYGGGFEQLSVQILGVVTCGLYAFVVSFIILKVMDTVMGGLRVTEEEEIMGLDLSEHGGYGYPENVSQPDTKTGA, from the coding sequence ATGGATACCATTTTCTTAATGAATAACCTGTGGATTGTCATTTGTGCTGTTCTGGTACTATTCATGCAAGGTGGATTTATTTTACTTGAGGCTGGATCAACAAGAATGAAGAATGCGGGTCATATTGCTGGTAAGACAGTTTTTACAGTAGGCATTGTATCGTTGGTTTTTTGGGCCTTAGGTTACGGACTTATTTATGGAGAAGGAAATACTATCATAGGTTTTTCGGATTTCTTTTATGGTGATGCAACTACCATGGGGGAAGGGTTAGCCGGCTCTGTGTATTTCTTTTTCCAGTTGGCATTTGCTGCAATTGCTATGACGATTGCATTCGGGGGATTTGCTGAGCGGGCGAAGTTGTCATCTTATGTTATTTTTGCTGTATTATTTTCCGCTTTAGTTTATCCTGTTATCGCTCATTGGATTTGGGGAGGCGGCTGGTTGGCAGAGCATGGAAAGCAAGACTTTGCAGGTTCCACTGTTGTGCATTTAACTGGTGCTATGGCAGCTCTAGCTGCTACCATTATTTTGAAGCCGAGGATCGGTAAATATAATAAAGATGGATCTTCGAATGAAATTGCTGGACATAACCAAGTGTTTACTGCGTTAGGCGTACTTATTCTTTGGGTAGGATGGTTCGGATTCAATGCAGGAAGTACATTCGGTGTAGCTGATGCCTTTTTTGGTTACGTAGCACTTAATACACAATTAGCTGCAGGTGCTGGAGCCATCGGTTCTATGCTAGTTGTATGGGCTTTAACAGGTAAAGCGAATGTTCCAACAACTTTGAATGGGGCTCTAGCTGGTCTTGTTGCTATTACCGCATCTTGTGCATTTGTTGAACCATGGGCAGCGGTGGTTATTGGCTTAATTGCTGGCTTTATTGTCTTCTTCAGTATGAAGTTCTTTGATAAGAAGAGAATAGACGATCCAATTTTTGCTTTATCTGTTCACGGTACTGCAGGTGTATGGGGCACTCTGTCAAATGGCTTATTTGCAACACCTAAATTAGCTACCGTTGGGCGGCCGGGCTTATTTTACGGCGGTGGATTTGAGCAGCTTAGCGTCCAAATATTAGGAGTGGTGACATGTGGACTTTATGCATTCGTAGTGTCCTTTATCATTTTAAAAGTGATGGATACGGTCATGGGCGGTCTTCGTGTAACGGAAGAAGAGGAAATCATGGGACTTGACTTAAGCGAACATGGTGGTTATGGGTATCCGGAGAATGTATCTCAACCAGATACAAAAACCGGTGCTTAA
- a CDS encoding DUF294 nucleotidyltransferase-like domain-containing protein: MLKSYAEIMQWREQQQMSTVATDHRKLNAFHDELVRKTVLMAIEKVKCERGNPPAPFAFFLMGSAGRFEQSVWSDQDHGIIYDNSNEDCQNYFLRLGTEISHALTLVGYERCDGKVMASNPLWCQSMHGFEMQISEWLEEASWQSLRHFLTFFDSRVLIGEDHCLNQLKKKAFSMLHVHQGLYLRLVENVDFIKKGVGVFGQLLPEQHGENAGNIELKQTTFFPYINALRLLALKREVFTPSTLSRFKELAPKYPFVREFENDFISLLEFRLVYRKVSKNYREVHLISVDTLSKSDKQKLKQTIKRGHKLFSKTKTTIEKECSS, translated from the coding sequence GTGTTGAAAAGCTACGCTGAAATTATGCAATGGCGGGAGCAACAGCAAATGAGCACCGTTGCTACAGATCACAGAAAATTAAATGCATTTCATGATGAACTGGTTAGAAAAACCGTTCTGATGGCTATAGAGAAAGTAAAATGTGAGCGGGGAAATCCTCCTGCCCCTTTTGCTTTCTTTTTAATGGGGAGTGCAGGAAGGTTTGAACAGTCAGTATGGAGCGATCAGGACCATGGTATTATCTATGACAATTCTAATGAGGACTGTCAAAATTACTTTTTAAGGCTGGGAACTGAAATTAGTCATGCTCTAACTTTAGTTGGCTACGAACGATGCGATGGAAAGGTGATGGCTTCCAATCCACTTTGGTGTCAGTCTATGCATGGATTTGAGATGCAAATTTCTGAATGGCTTGAGGAGGCTAGCTGGCAATCTCTTCGGCATTTTTTAACCTTTTTTGATTCTCGTGTACTAATCGGGGAGGATCACTGTTTAAATCAGTTAAAGAAAAAGGCGTTTTCGATGTTACACGTTCACCAGGGTCTATATCTCCGCCTGGTGGAGAATGTAGATTTTATCAAAAAAGGAGTGGGTGTATTCGGTCAGTTACTGCCAGAGCAGCACGGAGAAAATGCTGGAAACATTGAGTTAAAACAGACAACCTTTTTTCCTTATATAAATGCTCTGAGATTGCTGGCTCTAAAAAGGGAGGTTTTCACTCCATCAACTTTGTCACGATTTAAAGAACTTGCGCCCAAGTATCCATTTGTTCGAGAATTCGAAAATGACTTTATAAGTCTACTAGAGTTTCGGCTGGTTTACAGAAAAGTCTCGAAAAACTATAGGGAAGTGCATCTCATTTCGGTGGATACGTTATCAAAATCTGATAAACAGAAACTTAAGCAGACGATTAAAAGAGGTCATAAACTATTTTCTAAGACCAAAACAACCATTGAAAAAGAGTGTTCTTCATGA
- a CDS encoding exonuclease domain-containing protein — translation MIMDQMIQFIKQLTGGLGGFSSLSSQTDPRKIAYMRDLQRELKNKDVLEIPFDKLSMVVFDLETSGFYPYKGDRILSIGAVKMQGDEILDEETFYSLVYSDSAPSEEVEQLTGITNEMLKDSETIHDVLKEFYQFIKSDVLVAHHANHEKQFMNHATWHALRKSFRHRIIDTTFLTKVIHPEAGLVTLDECCAYYNISNNQRHHALQDAIATAKLWSKCIREIQELGYQNLRDVYTHIATLR, via the coding sequence ATGATTATGGATCAAATGATACAATTCATTAAACAGTTGACTGGCGGGTTAGGGGGCTTCTCATCGTTATCAAGCCAAACTGATCCAAGGAAAATTGCTTATATGAGAGATTTGCAACGAGAACTAAAAAACAAAGATGTATTAGAAATTCCATTTGATAAGTTAAGTATGGTTGTCTTTGATTTAGAAACGTCGGGATTTTATCCATATAAAGGGGATCGAATTTTATCGATTGGCGCTGTGAAAATGCAAGGGGATGAAATCTTAGATGAGGAGACTTTTTATTCACTTGTTTATAGTGACTCAGCACCTTCAGAAGAAGTCGAGCAATTAACTGGAATAACGAATGAAATGCTTAAGGATTCTGAAACAATTCATGATGTGTTAAAGGAATTTTATCAATTTATTAAAAGCGATGTACTTGTTGCCCATCATGCCAATCATGAGAAGCAATTTATGAACCACGCTACCTGGCATGCGCTAAGGAAAAGCTTTCGACACCGGATCATTGATACGACATTCTTAACAAAGGTTATTCATCCCGAAGCCGGATTAGTGACACTTGATGAATGTTGTGCCTATTACAATATTTCAAATAATCAAAGGCATCATGCTCTGCAAGATGCAATAGCTACAGCAAAGTTGTGGTCTAAATGTATCCGCGAAATTCAGGAATTAGGTTATCAAAATTTGAGAGATGTATATACACATATTGCTACGTTAAGGTAA
- a CDS encoding MerR family transcriptional regulator: MTDDYKSKKVISIGVVKELTGLSERQIRYNEQRKLIFPERTGNGTRKYSFLDVETLVKIAEKREEGVQSFELRKEMRKEKAREEGESQMRRKMIRGQINAHFRTKE, from the coding sequence TTGACAGATGACTATAAGAGTAAAAAGGTGATTTCTATAGGGGTAGTCAAGGAACTAACAGGCCTCTCGGAACGACAAATTAGGTACAATGAACAACGGAAGCTTATTTTCCCGGAGCGAACTGGAAACGGTACGCGGAAATATTCATTTTTAGATGTTGAAACGTTGGTGAAAATAGCTGAGAAGCGGGAGGAAGGGGTCCAATCATTTGAATTGAGAAAAGAAATGCGAAAGGAAAAAGCGAGGGAAGAGGGAGAATCTCAAATGCGTAGAAAGATGATTCGAGGTCAAATAAACGCACATTTCCGTACCAAAGAATAA
- the nirB gene encoding nitrite reductase large subunit NirB: protein MRKQKLVLIGNGMAGVRCLENIIKEDPEAYRITVFGSEPRVSYSRIMLSSILQGETSFEDIVIHDHSWYEGNNVRLYSGETVTEINQNEKTVITDKYREVAYDKLIIATGSSPFMLPLRGIDKKGVISFRTIEDCRSMMKTAKKYKKAVVIGGGLLGLEAARGLLNLGMTVSVVHISSYLMERQLDSEASRMLQEELESQGMNFLLNKESKEIVGEGRVEGIHFKDGSKIGADLVVMAVGVRPNIQLAQKSGIETNKGILVDDFLKTRSRDIYAIGECVEHNGLVYGLVKPLYEQGAVLAKHLCEKDTPGYPGSVLSTQLKISGIDVFSAGQLTSPHGTKSIRYQNDVKRVYKKIYFQENRAIGAVLVGDGRAGPKILDTILKQKVVSDQDKSSLLESPDPSKSLVASLPPSEQVCTCNSVTKEAIISAVQQNGLSTVSQVRDCTKASSSCGGCKTAVAELLAYIDSNHFNEVAEDRTFCDCTTLTEEEAVRQIQMKSLVNLQEVMKELEWENKEGCPTCRPALEYYLSMIYPEYEKQNVGLTLRKQMTTSPQNNQTLAVVPQLYGGMLDFKQLRKITDVAEKYHLEQIAVAGNQRIHLMGMAREDLPKIVRDLNMPLHSQSGNNVETIQTNIGYHVCRCDKSPSLKIAKELEEKLEFLRIPSRIKVAISACEHDASESKTKDIVAMKVNGGWEIYVGGMRGNHVRAGELLCVVETEKQTCEMIAGFIQYFRESAHYLEQIWQWVARAGLIHIREVLFDKEVLAHLLQSLDTDISRRKGSLVNM, encoded by the coding sequence ATGAGAAAGCAAAAGCTTGTGTTAATTGGAAATGGGATGGCGGGGGTGCGCTGTTTAGAGAACATAATCAAAGAAGATCCTGAAGCCTATCGAATTACCGTTTTTGGAAGCGAACCTCGTGTTAGCTACAGTCGAATCATGCTTTCTTCTATTTTACAAGGAGAAACGTCATTTGAGGATATTGTCATTCATGATCACAGCTGGTACGAGGGAAATAATGTTCGGCTTTATTCTGGTGAAACGGTGACGGAAATAAATCAAAATGAGAAGACAGTGATCACTGATAAATACAGGGAAGTTGCTTATGATAAATTAATTATCGCTACAGGCTCATCCCCATTCATGTTGCCGCTTAGGGGTATAGATAAAAAGGGAGTGATATCTTTTCGAACAATAGAAGATTGCCGGTCCATGATGAAAACAGCGAAAAAATATAAAAAAGCAGTTGTTATCGGAGGAGGACTGTTGGGGTTGGAAGCAGCCAGAGGGTTGTTAAACCTAGGGATGACCGTAAGTGTAGTCCACATTTCCAGCTATTTAATGGAAAGGCAACTGGACTCAGAGGCATCACGAATGCTCCAGGAGGAATTGGAGAGCCAGGGTATGAACTTTCTGCTTAACAAAGAATCAAAGGAAATTGTCGGGGAAGGGCGAGTAGAAGGGATACATTTCAAGGACGGCTCCAAAATAGGTGCGGATCTTGTAGTGATGGCTGTCGGGGTCAGACCAAATATCCAACTGGCACAAAAGAGCGGTATTGAAACAAACAAAGGCATTCTGGTTGATGACTTTTTAAAGACACGATCTCGAGATATTTATGCTATTGGGGAGTGCGTTGAGCATAATGGTTTGGTTTATGGTCTAGTAAAACCTCTTTATGAACAGGGTGCTGTTTTAGCTAAGCACTTATGTGAAAAGGACACACCTGGCTATCCAGGGTCTGTGCTTTCCACTCAATTAAAAATATCTGGGATCGACGTTTTTTCTGCAGGTCAGCTCACATCACCTCATGGAACAAAATCGATTCGTTACCAAAATGATGTCAAACGCGTTTATAAAAAAATATATTTCCAAGAGAATAGAGCAATTGGTGCTGTGTTAGTTGGAGATGGCCGTGCAGGTCCAAAAATACTAGATACGATCTTGAAACAAAAGGTGGTCTCGGATCAGGATAAATCTTCTCTGCTTGAGTCCCCTGATCCTAGTAAATCTCTTGTTGCATCTTTACCACCAAGTGAGCAAGTTTGCACATGTAATAGCGTAACTAAGGAGGCAATTATTAGTGCGGTTCAGCAGAATGGGTTATCTACTGTTAGCCAAGTTAGAGATTGTACAAAAGCCTCTAGTTCATGTGGAGGATGCAAGACAGCTGTTGCAGAGCTTTTGGCATACATTGATAGTAATCATTTTAATGAGGTAGCAGAGGATCGGACGTTCTGTGACTGTACGACGCTTACGGAAGAGGAAGCGGTCCGGCAAATCCAAATGAAAAGTTTGGTGAATTTGCAAGAGGTGATGAAGGAATTGGAATGGGAAAACAAGGAGGGCTGTCCAACTTGTCGCCCTGCCTTGGAATACTATTTGAGTATGATTTACCCCGAATATGAAAAGCAAAATGTCGGTCTTACCCTAAGAAAACAAATGACTACCTCTCCTCAGAATAATCAGACGTTAGCAGTTGTTCCACAACTGTATGGAGGGATGCTTGATTTTAAGCAACTTAGAAAAATTACTGATGTAGCCGAAAAATATCATTTGGAACAAATAGCGGTGGCGGGTAATCAAAGGATTCACTTAATGGGGATGGCGCGGGAGGATTTACCGAAGATTGTGAGAGATTTGAACATGCCCCTCCACTCACAGAGTGGAAATAATGTCGAAACCATTCAAACGAATATTGGTTACCATGTGTGCAGATGTGATAAAAGCCCTTCTTTAAAAATCGCTAAAGAATTAGAAGAAAAATTGGAGTTTCTTAGGATCCCTAGTCGAATTAAAGTGGCGATTTCTGCCTGTGAGCATGATGCATCAGAAAGTAAAACGAAAGATATTGTTGCTATGAAGGTAAATGGAGGTTGGGAAATTTATGTGGGCGGAATGCGCGGCAATCATGTCCGGGCTGGTGAGCTATTATGTGTGGTTGAGACAGAAAAACAAACGTGTGAGATGATTGCTGGCTTTATTCAATATTTTCGGGAGTCCGCCCATTATCTTGAACAAATTTGGCAATGGGTTGCTCGGGCAGGGTTGATTCATATTAGAGAGGTGCTATTCGATAAAGAAGTTCTTGCTCATTTACTACAAAGTTTAGATACTGACATATCAAGGAGAAAAGGTAGTTTAGTGAATATGTAA
- the nasC gene encoding assimilatory nitrate reductase catalytic subunit NasC — MTELMLKYFRNKQREIQSENVYDTQCPFCSMQCKMQLIEQKVVSRNLYKTVGKDNPTTEGRLCVKGMNAHQHALSNERIKQPLLKVKGGFLPISWGEALQHIKEKFIAIQKTDGVNALSVYGSASLTNEEAYLLGKFARVALKTKHIDYNGRFCMASAATGANQTFGIDRGLTNSLQEVPYTRCIILAGTNIAECQPTIMPYFELAKENGAYIIAIDPRETATTNLADLHLKNKPGTDLALANALLKIIVDENLIDKEFLSERVNGFAEVSLHLAKLDLNECAREIGVDIDQLYQAAQIFGREESGMIFTARGIEQQTDGTETVRTFLNILLATGKIGKPYSGYGAITGQGNGQGAREHGQKADQLPGYRAIENQDDRSYIAQVWGIDERQLPGKGVSAYKMFEKADKGFITGMLVMCSNPAHSSPNANFVKKSLEKLEFLVVVDMFISETAKLADLILPASSYLENQGTMTNVEGRVTLREASRPLPGEVRHDWQILCDIAEVLGEGDKFSYHTTEEIFEELRIASRGGKANYYGITYEKIRQGNGILWPCPNLEHKGTKRLFEHEFALEDGKAQMVVTGSGNRREDYNKDYPLVLTTGRVMSHYLTGEQTRKSPSLAARNIEAYMEIHPDTGRKYQLEDHTLVKVESRYGSIVVRSKWSNKIRKDTVFVPFHWAGEQSVNRLVSDELDPYCQMPGFKVTAVSISPVLSREEMLIEN; from the coding sequence ATGACCGAACTTATGTTGAAGTATTTTCGAAACAAGCAGCGAGAGATCCAATCAGAAAATGTGTATGATACGCAATGCCCGTTTTGTAGTATGCAGTGCAAGATGCAACTGATTGAACAGAAGGTTGTTTCGAGGAATTTGTATAAAACAGTCGGGAAGGATAACCCGACAACAGAGGGACGACTTTGTGTGAAAGGGATGAATGCTCACCAACATGCGCTCAGTAATGAGCGTATTAAGCAGCCATTACTAAAGGTGAAAGGTGGATTTTTGCCCATTTCATGGGGGGAGGCTTTACAACATATTAAGGAGAAGTTTATAGCCATACAAAAGACGGATGGAGTGAATGCTTTATCTGTATACGGAAGTGCCTCGCTCACTAATGAAGAAGCCTATTTATTAGGGAAGTTTGCTCGAGTTGCTTTAAAAACGAAACACATTGATTATAACGGGCGCTTTTGTATGGCCTCTGCAGCTACAGGCGCTAATCAAACCTTTGGAATAGATAGAGGACTTACAAACAGTTTACAAGAGGTTCCCTATACACGCTGTATCATCCTGGCTGGAACGAACATTGCCGAGTGCCAGCCTACGATTATGCCGTATTTTGAACTAGCGAAAGAAAACGGGGCTTATATTATTGCCATAGACCCAAGAGAAACAGCGACAACAAATCTAGCTGATTTGCATCTGAAAAATAAACCAGGAACTGATTTAGCCCTGGCTAATGCATTGCTAAAAATAATCGTTGATGAAAACTTGATCGATAAAGAGTTCTTGAGTGAGCGTGTCAATGGTTTTGCTGAAGTTTCCCTTCACCTTGCAAAATTGGATTTAAACGAATGTGCTCGCGAGATAGGAGTGGACATAGACCAGCTGTATCAAGCAGCTCAAATATTTGGGCGGGAAGAATCAGGGATGATTTTCACGGCGAGGGGCATTGAACAGCAAACAGATGGAACTGAGACGGTACGTACATTTCTTAACATCCTGTTAGCGACAGGGAAAATTGGCAAGCCTTATTCGGGTTATGGAGCCATTACTGGTCAAGGGAATGGTCAAGGAGCAAGGGAACATGGGCAGAAAGCCGATCAGCTGCCAGGATATCGTGCTATTGAAAATCAAGATGACCGTTCTTACATTGCTCAAGTATGGGGCATAGATGAAAGGCAATTACCGGGGAAAGGGGTGTCAGCCTATAAAATGTTTGAAAAGGCAGATAAGGGTTTTATTACGGGCATGCTGGTCATGTGCTCGAACCCGGCGCATTCGAGTCCCAATGCGAATTTTGTAAAAAAGTCATTAGAGAAGCTTGAATTTCTAGTAGTGGTCGATATGTTTATATCGGAAACTGCAAAATTAGCTGATTTGATCCTACCTGCTTCTTCGTATTTAGAGAATCAAGGAACAATGACGAATGTGGAAGGAAGGGTGACATTAAGGGAAGCCAGCCGACCATTGCCGGGGGAGGTCAGACATGACTGGCAAATCCTCTGTGATATAGCTGAAGTGTTGGGAGAAGGAGATAAGTTTTCCTACCATACAACTGAAGAAATATTTGAAGAACTCAGAATAGCCAGTCGAGGCGGCAAAGCTAATTACTACGGGATAACCTATGAAAAGATTAGACAGGGAAATGGCATTTTATGGCCTTGTCCGAATCTCGAACATAAAGGGACAAAGCGCTTATTTGAACATGAGTTTGCTCTTGAGGACGGTAAAGCTCAAATGGTGGTTACCGGAAGTGGTAATCGCCGGGAAGACTATAATAAAGATTATCCGTTAGTTTTAACAACAGGAAGGGTGATGTCCCACTATTTAACAGGGGAGCAGACGAGGAAGAGCCCTTCTCTAGCAGCAAGGAATATCGAGGCCTATATGGAGATCCATCCTGATACAGGAAGGAAGTATCAGTTGGAGGACCATACATTAGTAAAAGTTGAATCTAGATATGGAAGCATTGTCGTCAGGAGTAAATGGTCAAATAAAATTCGGAAAGATACTGTTTTTGTCCCTTTTCATTGGGCAGGAGAGCAAAGTGTCAATCGATTGGTCTCTGATGAATTAGATCCTTACTGTCAGATGCCGGGATTTAAGGTTACAGCTGTGAGCATAAGTCCAGTTTTAAGTCGAGAGGAAATGCTGATAGAAAATTAG
- a CDS encoding nitrate/nitrite transporter produces MQETYKGSKKILFLSTLAFFVSVMVWFNMAPFNSTIMEQLGLTRDEIGVLMLVNLALAIPARIIMGQLVDRFGPKNVFSILLFVMSIPCFIFAFGNSYWQLLISRLLLGIIGASFVVGIRMISEWFPHNESGLVQGIYAGWGNLGSAMASFSLPFMALLFFGENGWRYAIAMTGMISFIYGFIYYRFVDDAPPKKEFKRSKSTEVIKATSFSDMIILIMTYFPIYGGLAVLIWSLQRTGLLPQEWAIAIYMLLSLLYVHRGAKIWRENQAYLKTEIPASEKYSMKQVSVLSLSYFSTFGAELAVISMLPMFFQETFALGAIGAGMIASSFAFTNLVARPAGGWMSDKFGSKKILMILLFLLSILYFGMSFLSGQWPLALAVILTMSCSIVGQAASGSVFSMVPFIKKNNTGQIAGMVGAYGNIGSVCFLAFLNLVYPTAFFVVIGAVAFICFITTCFMKEPSLIESLGNRNVARENRSHYQPGMKQNV; encoded by the coding sequence ATGCAAGAAACCTACAAAGGTAGTAAGAAGATCTTATTTTTGTCTACATTAGCCTTTTTTGTCAGCGTAATGGTTTGGTTCAATATGGCTCCTTTTAACTCGACCATTATGGAACAACTTGGGCTGACCAGAGATGAGATAGGAGTCTTAATGCTAGTTAATCTGGCCCTAGCGATTCCGGCACGTATCATTATGGGACAGCTGGTTGACCGATTTGGTCCTAAAAATGTTTTTTCTATTCTGTTATTTGTAATGAGCATTCCATGCTTTATTTTTGCATTCGGAAATTCATATTGGCAGTTGCTTATCTCTCGACTATTACTTGGGATAATAGGAGCTAGTTTTGTAGTAGGCATTCGAATGATTTCTGAATGGTTCCCTCACAATGAATCAGGATTGGTGCAAGGAATATATGCAGGCTGGGGGAACTTAGGATCCGCGATGGCCTCCTTTTCCTTACCTTTTATGGCTTTATTATTCTTTGGGGAAAATGGCTGGAGATATGCCATCGCTATGACAGGGATGATTTCTTTCATTTACGGTTTTATTTACTATCGATTCGTAGATGATGCACCACCTAAGAAAGAGTTCAAACGGTCGAAGTCCACTGAAGTGATAAAAGCTACAAGTTTTTCGGATATGATCATCCTCATCATGACCTATTTTCCGATCTACGGAGGTTTAGCTGTACTTATATGGTCCTTACAGAGAACTGGACTACTCCCTCAGGAATGGGCAATCGCGATTTATATGCTGCTGAGTTTACTATACGTGCATAGAGGTGCAAAAATATGGAGGGAAAATCAGGCCTATTTAAAGACAGAAATACCAGCTTCAGAAAAGTACTCTATGAAGCAAGTAAGTGTGTTAAGTCTTTCTTATTTTTCTACTTTTGGAGCTGAATTAGCTGTTATTTCAATGCTACCAATGTTTTTTCAAGAAACATTTGCACTGGGGGCAATAGGTGCAGGGATGATTGCCAGTAGTTTTGCCTTTACTAACTTGGTTGCACGTCCAGCAGGTGGATGGATGAGTGATAAGTTTGGAAGTAAAAAAATACTAATGATTTTACTGTTCCTGCTCTCCATTCTCTACTTCGGCATGTCCTTTCTATCAGGGCAATGGCCGTTGGCTCTTGCTGTCATATTAACAATGTCTTGTTCTATTGTCGGTCAGGCTGCATCGGGCTCTGTATTTTCGATGGTTCCTTTCATAAAGAAGAACAATACAGGTCAGATTGCTGGAATGGTAGGGGCTTACGGTAATATTGGTTCTGTTTGTTTTCTTGCATTTCTTAATTTGGTGTATCCTACAGCTTTCTTTGTGGTGATCGGAGCAGTGGCGTTTATATGCTTTATTACAACCTGCTTTATGAAAGAACCATCATTAATAGAGTCACTGGGAAATCGAAATGTGGCAAGGGAGAACAGAAGTCATTACCAACCTGGAATGAAACAAAATGTTTAA